A single Pedobacter sp. PACM 27299 DNA region contains:
- the recO gene encoding DNA repair protein RecO: MLHKTRGIVLKTTLYSESSVVVQMFTEKFGMQSYLINGVKKPKAKIRMNMLQPLHLVDMVVYHKVNSSIQRISELRPSPIFSSIPYDILKSTMAMFLNEVLYKSIRQQMTDEYLFDFIFNAVCWFDESQGTNVNFHLAFLLKLSRYLGFAPSSQTKSDQSYFDLQEGEFKSLPPVHPHFIEKDDAVLFISLFILPFEKIIEIKLDNKTRRRILDKILIYYTLHTASFGEIRSHQVLEDILS; encoded by the coding sequence ATGCTACATAAAACACGTGGAATCGTATTAAAAACGACACTATATAGTGAGAGCAGTGTGGTGGTACAGATGTTTACCGAGAAATTTGGCATGCAGTCTTACCTGATCAACGGGGTAAAAAAACCGAAGGCAAAGATCAGAATGAACATGCTCCAGCCCCTGCATCTGGTAGATATGGTGGTTTACCATAAAGTAAACTCCAGCATCCAACGCATTTCTGAGCTGAGGCCATCCCCTATTTTTAGCAGCATTCCTTACGACATTCTGAAAAGTACAATGGCCATGTTCCTGAATGAGGTGCTGTATAAAAGTATCCGTCAGCAGATGACCGACGAGTATTTATTTGATTTTATCTTTAATGCGGTCTGCTGGTTTGATGAATCTCAGGGTACAAATGTGAATTTTCACCTGGCTTTTCTGTTAAAATTATCGCGTTACCTCGGTTTTGCACCAAGTTCACAGACCAAAAGTGACCAAAGTTATTTCGATTTACAGGAAGGAGAGTTTAAATCTTTACCTCCCGTACACCCACATTTTATCGAGAAGGACGACGCAGTGCTCTTTATTTCACTATTTATTTTGCCTTTCGAAAAAATAATTGAAATAAAATTAGATAATAAAACTCGTCGTAGAATCCTTGATAAAATACTGATTTACTATACCTTACACACAGCTTCTTTTGGAGAAATCCGCTCACATCAGGTTCTGGAAGATATATTATCATAA
- a CDS encoding ISAon1 family transposase N-terminal region protein has product MPSASTTLLRLFLPEFIIENFEFTNAIEDPDTFHIQLEELNQLPTEWGSLKVQSKGFFPQIVVQDFPIRGHKVFYHIKRRRWINLESGKVIYRDWTLVEKGTRMTGDFAAFLKEINRYSPE; this is encoded by the coding sequence ATGCCTTCTGCGAGCACCACTTTACTTCGTCTGTTTTTACCGGAATTTATCATAGAGAATTTTGAATTTACCAATGCCATTGAAGACCCTGACACTTTTCATATTCAGTTGGAAGAACTCAATCAACTGCCTACAGAATGGGGCTCGCTCAAGGTGCAGTCAAAAGGTTTTTTCCCGCAGATCGTGGTTCAGGATTTCCCCATTCGTGGACATAAGGTCTTCTATCATATCAAACGCCGGCGCTGGATCAATTTGGAAAGCGGCAAAGTGATCTACCGGGATTGGACTTTAGTTGAGAAAGGAACGCGAATGACAGGAGATTTCGCGGCTTTTTTAAAAGAAATCAATCGATACAGCCCCGAGTAG
- a CDS encoding ISAon1 family transposase: MDTAPSSVDTISSFYGVKVKNLLRQYRDYLSDFKSWDQKAHAKQWLLYPENLGEQLSIDETSLSHGELYTIITNKAAKGKKGAIVAIVAGTKAETVISVLQQIPERLRKKVTEITLDMAGNMELICKRCFPGAIRVTDRFHVQKLATEALQEMRIKHRWEAMDIENEAIEQSKKTGHPFHPEVLHNGDTVKQLLARGRYVLYKKPADWTQSQKDRAELLFERFPDLKTAYGLSMGLSQLFENTKNKVFALAKLAKWHERVRQTGFKAFNTIARSIQNHYQTILNYFDRRSTNASAESFNAKIKAFRAQFRGVKNIEFFLFRLTQLYA; the protein is encoded by the coding sequence ATCGATACAGCCCCGAGTAGCGTTGATACGATCAGTTCATTTTATGGTGTAAAGGTCAAAAACCTGCTTCGTCAGTACCGTGATTACCTCAGCGACTTTAAAAGCTGGGATCAAAAAGCACATGCAAAACAATGGCTATTATACCCGGAGAATCTTGGTGAACAGCTCTCCATTGATGAAACCAGTCTGTCCCATGGTGAACTTTATACTATTATCACCAATAAAGCTGCTAAAGGTAAAAAAGGGGCTATCGTGGCTATTGTAGCGGGAACTAAAGCCGAAACGGTGATTTCTGTATTGCAACAAATTCCTGAACGGCTGAGAAAAAAGGTGACCGAGATTACCCTGGATATGGCAGGTAATATGGAACTAATCTGCAAACGTTGTTTTCCAGGAGCTATCAGAGTCACTGACCGTTTCCATGTGCAGAAACTGGCTACCGAAGCGCTACAGGAAATGCGGATTAAACATAGATGGGAAGCGATGGATATCGAAAATGAAGCCATTGAGCAATCAAAGAAAACAGGCCACCCTTTTCATCCGGAAGTACTCCATAACGGGGATACGGTCAAGCAATTACTCGCCAGGGGAAGATACGTATTGTATAAAAAGCCTGCCGATTGGACCCAAAGCCAAAAGGATCGTGCTGAGCTTCTATTTGAAAGATTTCCTGATCTTAAAACAGCATATGGGCTGAGTATGGGGCTTAGTCAGCTATTTGAAAACACAAAGAATAAGGTCTTTGCACTGGCCAAGCTGGCTAAATGGCACGAAAGAGTCAGGCAAACTGGCTTCAAGGCTTTCAACACCATTGCAAGATCGATACAGAATCATTATCAGACCATATTAAACTACTTTGATCGCAGATCTACAAACGCTTCTGCCGAATCTTTCAACGCCAAAATCAAAGCTTTTAGAGCTCAGTTTAGAGGCGTCAAAAATATTGAATTCTTCCTTTTCAGACTTACACAATTGTATGCTTAA
- a CDS encoding DUF2130 domain-containing protein: MSTEIKCPNCAHTFPIEEVMAEEYKKDLREKMVTFTKQKDEEYQQKLSKLTQQQKDQEQVYEQQQKLQAQAFEKKLTEEKKVLQTAIEETLRKSIASDFENKLAMMDNAQKEAEEKLKLARSKELDFLMKEKAMKEKEEEMELQLHRKLQEQRAEMVEQIRKQETEKNNLKDTEHQLRVKELEKQLDDQKKLAEEMKRKAEQGSMQLQGEVQELILEELLRNAFPFDLITEVGKGVRGADCVHHVRNQFGQECGKIIYESKRTKDFSMEWIEKLKKDMRSMGVDVAVIVTQCYPKGMNCFGEKDGVWICSFDEVKAVSYILRDGIVKLFSAAKSQENRGDKMHMLYDYLTSNEFSEQWKAIREGFMSMKLSIQKERDAMEKMWKAREKQLEKVMLNAAHIRGSIEGIAGTDTIQLSLTDDEDDTLLLES, encoded by the coding sequence ATGTCAACAGAAATAAAATGTCCGAATTGCGCCCATACTTTTCCAATAGAAGAAGTGATGGCGGAGGAGTATAAAAAAGACCTCAGAGAAAAGATGGTCACTTTTACAAAGCAAAAGGATGAAGAATACCAACAGAAGCTAAGCAAATTAACACAGCAGCAAAAGGACCAGGAACAGGTTTATGAGCAGCAGCAAAAACTGCAGGCCCAGGCTTTTGAGAAAAAGTTGACGGAAGAAAAGAAGGTGCTGCAAACTGCCATCGAGGAAACGCTGAGAAAAAGTATTGCCAGTGATTTTGAGAACAAACTCGCCATGATGGACAATGCCCAGAAGGAAGCGGAAGAAAAGCTAAAACTTGCACGTTCCAAAGAGCTGGATTTCCTGATGAAAGAAAAAGCGATGAAGGAGAAAGAAGAAGAGATGGAGCTGCAGCTGCATCGGAAACTTCAGGAGCAGCGTGCCGAAATGGTGGAGCAGATCAGAAAACAAGAAACAGAAAAAAACAACCTTAAAGATACCGAGCACCAGCTCCGCGTCAAAGAGCTGGAGAAACAATTGGATGATCAGAAAAAGCTGGCGGAAGAAATGAAGCGCAAGGCGGAACAAGGATCTATGCAATTACAAGGAGAAGTTCAGGAGCTGATTCTTGAAGAATTATTGCGCAATGCCTTCCCTTTTGACCTGATTACCGAAGTTGGTAAAGGCGTAAGAGGTGCAGATTGTGTTCACCACGTCAGGAATCAATTTGGGCAGGAATGCGGGAAAATCATTTATGAAAGTAAGCGCACCAAAGATTTCTCCATGGAATGGATAGAGAAATTAAAGAAAGACATGCGCAGCATGGGTGTAGATGTAGCCGTAATTGTGACCCAGTGCTATCCTAAAGGAATGAATTGCTTTGGTGAAAAAGATGGGGTATGGATCTGTTCATTTGATGAGGTAAAAGCAGTTTCTTACATCCTTCGAGACGGTATTGTGAAGTTGTTTTCTGCGGCCAAATCACAGGAAAACCGTGGTGATAAAATGCACATGTTATACGATTACCTGACCAGCAACGAGTTTTCTGAACAATGGAAAGCAATCCGGGAAGGATTCATGAGCATGAAATTATCGATTCAGAAAGAACGTGATGCCATGGAAAAAATGTGGAAAGCAAGAGAGAAACAATTGGAAAAAGTGATGTTAAATGCCGCACATATCCGTGGCTCTATTGAAGGAATTGCCGGTACAGACACCATTCAACTGAGCCTGACCGATGATGAAGATGATACTTTACTACTAGAATCTTAG
- a CDS encoding putative sensor domain DACNV-containing protein, with protein MIYYSTYQAARVIAPKVEAIFAAHLSAARESGEDDLAPLPTANVVEAIIDATFWASLRKEEGHSPKISLAYLPPQQAGNPLLFKHRLPLSAGILTKIAPGVERAGIHLGVWMEDDELFIWGTTVSIPNFCFVLDVSEPALLVIKHRRIYGFGKFTNIAVLKGDQVKMVEENNTDMRDCPPMLLSLLDLTAPSYWNDSVNVMIQLAVSMRSHGRGGTLLIVPNETNHWLQSIIKPIQYYVQPAFTGLSKLLQQDRKEASQIFWQTALRREVEHLAGLTAVDGATVISNDYELLAFGAKIGRAKGKDNIDEISFSEPIKGGDAIVVHPTKVGGTRHLSAAQFVHDQRDATALVASQDGHFTIYSWSVRQDRVQAHRIDTLLL; from the coding sequence ATGATCTACTACTCGACCTATCAGGCAGCAAGGGTGATTGCCCCAAAAGTTGAAGCTATCTTCGCAGCACATCTTTCTGCTGCCCGAGAAAGTGGAGAGGATGATCTGGCGCCATTGCCTACTGCAAATGTGGTTGAAGCGATCATTGACGCTACTTTCTGGGCTAGTTTGCGCAAAGAGGAGGGACATTCACCAAAGATTTCTTTGGCTTATCTTCCTCCTCAGCAGGCGGGAAATCCACTACTTTTCAAACACCGACTGCCTTTAAGCGCTGGAATTCTAACTAAAATCGCACCTGGTGTGGAAAGAGCAGGAATTCATCTGGGGGTATGGATGGAAGATGATGAGCTTTTTATCTGGGGAACTACGGTAAGCATTCCTAATTTCTGCTTTGTACTCGATGTTTCTGAACCGGCTTTGCTAGTGATTAAACACCGCCGGATCTACGGATTTGGCAAGTTTACTAATATCGCTGTGCTCAAAGGAGACCAGGTGAAAATGGTAGAGGAAAACAATACCGATATGAGGGATTGTCCGCCGATGCTGCTTTCCTTGCTCGACCTGACCGCACCTTCTTATTGGAATGATTCGGTGAATGTAATGATTCAGCTTGCCGTTTCTATGCGGAGCCATGGAAGAGGCGGAACCTTGCTAATCGTGCCAAATGAGACCAATCACTGGCTGCAATCTATTATTAAACCAATTCAGTACTATGTACAGCCGGCTTTTACAGGGCTTTCCAAATTACTGCAGCAAGACCGTAAAGAAGCGAGTCAGATTTTTTGGCAAACTGCCCTTAGGCGTGAAGTAGAGCATCTGGCAGGTTTAACCGCAGTGGATGGTGCTACCGTGATCAGCAACGATTATGAGCTTTTAGCTTTTGGTGCTAAGATCGGCCGGGCGAAAGGAAAGGATAATATTGACGAAATTTCTTTCTCAGAACCGATTAAAGGTGGGGATGCTATTGTGGTTCATCCTACAAAAGTAGGTGGAACAAGACATCTTTCTGCCGCTCAGTTTGTCCATGATCAAAGAGATGCGACGGCATTAGTGGCCTCTCAGGATGGTCATTTTACCATTTATAGCTGGTCTGTCAGACAAGATAGGGTGCAAGCTCACCGGATTGATACCTTGTTGCTGTAA
- a CDS encoding metal-dependent transcriptional regulator, protein MLSYTEENYLKALLKLSFQNEDKPEAGTNEMAAHLGVKPATATDMLKKLKEKELVNYKKYGKILLTDAGKQQAIAILRKHRLWETFLYEKLDFSWDEVHEVAEQLEHIQSNKLVDKLEEFLGFPEFDPHGDPIPKANGDMPKVEKILLSEVKEGEVCWVVAVKDTSTVFLQYLEKLEITIGTPIKVLERIDFDGSMSIQLSDQEARNVSMKFAESLFITLHQR, encoded by the coding sequence ATGCTATCTTACACGGAAGAAAACTATTTAAAAGCCTTACTGAAATTAAGTTTTCAGAATGAGGACAAGCCTGAAGCTGGCACCAATGAAATGGCGGCCCATTTAGGTGTAAAGCCTGCCACCGCCACGGATATGCTGAAAAAGCTGAAAGAAAAAGAATTAGTCAACTATAAGAAATACGGAAAGATCTTACTGACTGATGCTGGAAAGCAGCAAGCGATTGCCATTTTAAGAAAGCACCGCCTATGGGAAACTTTTCTTTATGAAAAGCTGGATTTCAGTTGGGATGAGGTTCATGAGGTCGCGGAACAGTTAGAGCATATCCAATCCAATAAATTGGTGGATAAGTTAGAAGAGTTTCTGGGTTTCCCTGAATTTGATCCACATGGTGATCCTATTCCAAAAGCCAATGGCGATATGCCAAAGGTGGAAAAGATCTTGCTTTCGGAAGTGAAAGAAGGGGAAGTTTGCTGGGTAGTAGCGGTAAAAGACACCTCTACTGTATTCCTGCAATACCTGGAAAAACTGGAAATTACCATTGGAACCCCTATAAAAGTATTAGAACGCATAGATTTCGACGGTTCTATGAGCATTCAGCTCTCCGATCAGGAAGCCAGAAATGTATCTATGAAATTTGCAGAAAGTTTATTTATCACCCTCCATCAACGATAA
- a CDS encoding TonB-dependent receptor, producing MKIIFTRSFVFILFLLCSLAVTAQRGTIRGRVISEGSPLPQVNISIGQPAIVTTTDSAGFYELTSVKAGSYKVQASAVGFKKMFKSIVLKPEESLRLDFDLSNFQNDLNEVVVTGTLKEVNRLESPVPVEVYTPAFFRKNPTPSIFDALQNVNGVRPQLNCNICNTGDIHINGLEGPYTMILIDGMPIVSSLSTVYGLSGIPNSLVEQIEIVKGPASSLYGSEAVGGLINIITKKPQNAPLFTADIFGTTYQEFNADLGLKTKLGTATALTGINYYKFGNVVDHNHDNFTDVTLQDRISIFQKWNFQRKDNRLFTVAGRYLYEDRWGGETNWNKSYRGGDEVYGESIYTKRWELIGNYQLPVKEKMFFAFSFNNHDQDSRYGDKSYIANQKVGFGQLTWDKKISNHDLLIGTALRYTYYDDNTPATELNNPAKNIWLPGIFIQDEIRLNAKHSVLAGFRYDYNSLHGNILTPRAAYKWKLNDQNILRLNAGTGFRVVNIFTEDHAALTGARDVVIAAKLKPEKTYNVNLNFLRKMYANDGTYFGIETSAFYTHFNNRIIGDFDTDPNKIIYDNLDGYAVSKGFTANFDMALNNGLKVVIGATYQDVATYEHGIKKQQILTEKFSGNWAVSYKIRALDLGIDYTGNVYSPMRLPLLGPLDPRDEFSPTWSIQNIQFTYSGFQRFELYGGIKNLLNWTPNRGNPFIIAGANDPFDKNVVYDDHGKVKPTESNPYALTFDPNYVYGPNQNIRGFFGIRYTIK from the coding sequence ATGAAAATAATTTTTACACGATCCTTTGTCTTTATTTTGTTTTTACTCTGCAGTTTGGCGGTTACCGCACAAAGGGGTACCATCCGGGGAAGGGTGATTTCAGAAGGAAGCCCGCTTCCACAAGTCAATATTAGTATTGGGCAGCCGGCTATAGTGACCACTACTGATAGTGCTGGTTTTTATGAATTAACCTCAGTAAAAGCGGGGAGTTATAAAGTTCAGGCCTCTGCAGTAGGCTTCAAGAAGATGTTTAAAAGCATTGTTTTGAAACCGGAAGAATCGCTGCGGTTGGATTTCGACCTCAGTAATTTTCAAAACGACCTGAATGAAGTCGTGGTTACCGGTACGCTAAAAGAGGTGAATAGGTTGGAAAGTCCAGTGCCGGTAGAAGTGTACACGCCTGCGTTTTTTAGAAAAAATCCAACACCTAGTATTTTTGATGCCCTGCAAAATGTGAATGGGGTAAGGCCACAGTTGAACTGCAATATTTGTAACACCGGAGACATCCATATCAATGGATTAGAAGGCCCTTATACCATGATTTTGATTGATGGGATGCCAATTGTAAGTAGCTTATCGACGGTGTACGGCCTTTCTGGAATTCCAAATTCTCTGGTAGAACAGATCGAGATTGTAAAAGGGCCGGCCTCCTCTTTATATGGAAGTGAAGCTGTTGGAGGATTGATCAATATCATTACTAAGAAACCTCAAAATGCACCTTTGTTTACTGCCGATATCTTTGGAACTACCTATCAGGAGTTTAATGCAGATCTTGGGTTGAAAACTAAACTGGGTACGGCGACTGCATTAACGGGTATTAATTATTATAAATTCGGGAATGTGGTAGACCATAACCACGATAATTTCACCGATGTAACTTTGCAGGACCGCATTTCTATTTTTCAGAAATGGAATTTTCAACGTAAAGACAACAGGTTGTTTACTGTTGCAGGTAGATATTTGTATGAAGATCGCTGGGGTGGAGAAACAAATTGGAATAAATCCTACCGTGGCGGCGATGAGGTGTATGGAGAAAGTATTTATACCAAAAGATGGGAATTGATTGGAAATTATCAATTGCCTGTTAAAGAGAAAATGTTTTTTGCCTTCTCGTTTAATAACCATGACCAGGATAGCCGATACGGTGATAAATCGTATATCGCCAATCAAAAAGTAGGATTCGGTCAGCTGACCTGGGATAAAAAGATCAGCAACCATGATTTATTGATCGGAACGGCATTGCGCTATACCTATTATGACGACAATACGCCGGCAACGGAGCTGAATAATCCCGCAAAAAATATTTGGCTGCCCGGGATTTTTATACAGGATGAGATCCGTTTGAATGCTAAACATTCAGTTCTGGCAGGTTTCCGCTACGACTATAATTCTCTTCATGGCAATATCTTAACGCCAAGAGCGGCCTATAAATGGAAGCTGAACGATCAGAATATCCTTCGTTTAAATGCTGGAACCGGCTTTAGGGTAGTCAATATCTTTACTGAAGACCATGCCGCATTAACCGGTGCCAGGGATGTAGTCATTGCCGCAAAACTGAAACCTGAAAAAACGTATAATGTAAACCTCAATTTCCTAAGGAAAATGTACGCCAATGATGGGACATATTTTGGAATTGAAACCTCCGCATTTTATACACATTTCAATAACCGGATTATTGGAGATTTTGATACTGATCCGAATAAGATCATCTACGATAATCTGGATGGTTATGCCGTGAGTAAAGGCTTTACCGCGAATTTCGATATGGCCTTAAATAACGGTTTAAAAGTGGTTATAGGCGCTACTTACCAAGATGTAGCTACCTACGAACATGGCATCAAAAAACAGCAGATCCTGACAGAAAAATTTTCCGGTAATTGGGCAGTTTCGTATAAAATCAGAGCGCTGGATTTAGGGATTGATTATACCGGTAATGTCTACAGTCCAATGCGACTGCCCTTACTTGGTCCTCTAGATCCGAGGGATGAATTTTCTCCTACCTGGAGTATCCAGAATATCCAGTTTACCTATAGTGGATTTCAGCGTTTTGAACTCTATGGCGGTATAAAAAACCTGCTGAACTGGACACCAAATCGCGGAAATCCTTTTATCATCGCAGGAGCAAATGATCCGTTTGATAAAAATGTGGTTTATGATGACCATGGCAAAGTAAAACCCACAGAAAGTAATCCTTATGCCTTAACCTTTGACCCGAATTATGTGTACGGGCCGAATCAAAATATCCGTGGTTTTTTTGGCATCAGGTATACCATAAAATAG
- the rlmF gene encoding 23S rRNA (adenine(1618)-N(6))-methyltransferase RlmF — protein sequence MSIEKNELHPRNKHRSRYDFPELIKKLPELRPFVAVNPYGDESIDFSNPMAVRLLNQALLKHFYQIDHWDIPEGYLCPPIPGRADYVHYLADLLASVNAGAVPQGGKIKGLDIGIGANCIYPIIGHQEYGWSFVGSDVDSYAIKSAKNLATINPALSASVFPRLQAHKNQIFKGILKPGELFDFTMCNPPFHASAEEASAGSQRKVRNLGTQRGKTPVLNFGGQQAELWCEGGEVGFIRKMIQESETIGKQCFWFSTLVSKSMHLPFIYTALDRVNPVQIRTIEMAQGQKISRFLAWTFLTTEEQERWKADRWSPKK from the coding sequence ATGTCAATAGAGAAAAACGAGTTACACCCAAGAAACAAGCACCGTTCCAGGTATGATTTTCCGGAACTAATTAAAAAATTGCCGGAATTACGTCCTTTTGTGGCGGTCAATCCTTATGGTGATGAGTCCATAGATTTTTCAAATCCCATGGCGGTGAGGTTGTTAAACCAGGCGTTACTGAAACATTTCTATCAGATAGACCATTGGGATATTCCTGAAGGATACCTTTGTCCGCCGATTCCAGGAAGAGCAGATTATGTACATTACCTGGCGGATTTATTGGCCTCCGTAAACGCTGGTGCTGTCCCCCAAGGCGGAAAAATTAAAGGCCTCGATATTGGTATTGGTGCAAATTGTATTTACCCCATCATTGGACATCAGGAATATGGATGGTCATTTGTAGGCTCTGATGTAGATTCTTACGCAATAAAGTCTGCTAAAAACTTAGCCACGATTAATCCAGCTTTATCGGCCTCCGTATTTCCAAGATTACAAGCACATAAAAATCAGATTTTTAAAGGCATATTGAAACCGGGAGAGCTCTTTGATTTCACGATGTGTAATCCACCGTTTCATGCTTCAGCGGAAGAAGCAAGCGCAGGATCGCAAAGAAAAGTGAGAAATTTAGGTACTCAGAGAGGTAAAACCCCTGTGTTGAATTTCGGTGGACAGCAAGCCGAATTGTGGTGTGAAGGTGGGGAAGTTGGCTTCATCAGAAAGATGATTCAGGAGAGTGAAACCATCGGGAAGCAATGTTTTTGGTTTAGCACACTGGTTTCTAAAAGCATGCACCTTCCCTTTATTTATACTGCTTTAGATAGAGTTAATCCGGTACAAATTAGAACGATAGAGATGGCACAAGGACAGAAGATCAGCCGTTTTCTGGCCTGGACATTTTTAACTACTGAGGAGCAGGAGCGCTGGAAGGCTGATCGCTGGTCTCCAAAGAAATAA
- a CDS encoding PadR family transcriptional regulator, which yields MIAENTQTQMRKGILEYCVLLIISRGEIYASDIIAELKLAKLLVVEGTLYPLLTRLKNNGLLSYNWVESTSGPPRKYYVLTEEGKAILSQLDHTWQELAYAINTSKKGTTMESEIQINLTKS from the coding sequence ATGATAGCAGAAAATACACAAACACAAATGCGAAAGGGCATACTGGAATACTGTGTGCTCCTGATCATATCCAGAGGAGAGATCTATGCTTCTGATATTATCGCAGAATTAAAGTTGGCAAAATTGCTGGTAGTGGAAGGTACTTTGTACCCTTTGCTTACACGTTTGAAGAACAACGGCTTGTTGAGTTACAACTGGGTCGAATCGACTTCCGGGCCACCCAGAAAATACTACGTGTTAACCGAAGAAGGAAAAGCCATCCTTAGTCAGCTGGACCATACCTGGCAGGAATTGGCTTACGCCATCAACACCTCTAAAAAAGGAACAACTATGGAATCCGAAATCCAAATAAACCTAACCAAATCATGA
- a CDS encoding diacylglycerol kinase family protein encodes MTKFIKSFGYAFSGIAYASKSQFNFRFHVVVLMLVGIAGWYYQLNSSEWLWIIAASGIVLGSELLNTAIEVLVDLVSPDIHPKAKIIKDVAAGAVLIAAFAAVLIGLIIFLPKIYYAT; translated from the coding sequence ATGACTAAATTTATCAAGAGTTTTGGTTATGCGTTTTCTGGAATCGCTTACGCCAGCAAAAGCCAATTTAATTTCAGATTTCATGTAGTGGTGCTGATGCTGGTCGGCATTGCCGGATGGTATTATCAGCTGAATTCATCGGAGTGGCTTTGGATTATAGCAGCTTCAGGGATCGTATTGGGCTCAGAATTGTTAAATACCGCCATAGAAGTATTGGTGGACTTAGTTTCCCCGGATATCCATCCAAAAGCAAAAATCATTAAAGATGTGGCTGCAGGAGCAGTGCTGATTGCAGCCTTTGCGGCTGTTCTGATTGGATTGATCATTTTCCTGCCAAAAATCTATTATGCTACATAA